One window from the genome of Salisaeta longa DSM 21114 encodes:
- a CDS encoding lysylphosphatidylglycerol synthase domain-containing protein, whose protein sequence is MPSRAALRKYLPPLLGLVLFGAAAWFIYHEVRGFPYYEVGDYLSRLPLLNIGWGIVLTALNFVILSGYDVLALRFAHRRLAYRRVLLASFIGYSFSHALGGALVTGGSVRYRLYSEWDVDPYTIATTVVFGGVSFWIGLLSIGSLLLFMEPPALVGALEMKQHAWMVGILIGLPVVAYVVTAAVRSRPVRLMGTVLPMPKLWMIPVQVGLAALELMVTAAVLYILLPTSASIPFFYVVGAFVLALSAGVLSQIPGGLGVFDGLLLLLLQPYLETSTIAGVLLAFRGIFHLLPLVISALMLGLYEALQWSDETSSPISEWSTSTEDA, encoded by the coding sequence ATGCCTTCTCGTGCAGCCCTCCGCAAATACCTGCCGCCCCTTCTTGGGCTGGTGCTCTTTGGTGCTGCCGCATGGTTTATTTACCACGAGGTGCGGGGCTTTCCGTACTACGAAGTAGGCGACTATCTTTCGCGCCTGCCCTTGCTCAACATCGGGTGGGGCATCGTGCTCACGGCCCTCAACTTCGTCATCCTCTCGGGCTACGATGTCCTCGCGCTCCGCTTTGCCCATCGCCGCCTGGCGTACCGGCGCGTGCTGCTGGCGTCGTTCATCGGCTACAGTTTTAGCCACGCCTTAGGGGGGGCGCTGGTTACCGGCGGCTCGGTGCGGTACCGGCTGTACTCGGAATGGGATGTGGACCCCTACACGATTGCCACAACGGTCGTGTTTGGCGGCGTTTCGTTCTGGATTGGGCTGCTGAGCATTGGCAGCCTGCTCCTGTTTATGGAGCCGCCGGCCCTGGTGGGCGCGCTTGAGATGAAGCAGCACGCCTGGATGGTGGGCATCCTTATCGGATTGCCGGTGGTGGCCTACGTGGTGACCGCGGCGGTTCGCTCGCGCCCTGTACGGCTGATGGGCACCGTCCTCCCCATGCCCAAGCTCTGGATGATTCCTGTGCAGGTGGGCCTGGCCGCACTGGAGCTGATGGTTACGGCGGCGGTGCTTTACATCTTGCTGCCCACCAGCGCTTCCATTCCCTTCTTTTACGTGGTGGGCGCGTTTGTACTGGCCCTTAGCGCAGGCGTACTGAGTCAGATTCCGGGCGGGTTGGGCGTGTTTGACGGCCTCCTGCTTCTCCTCTTGCAGCCGTATCTGGAAACTTCGACCATCGCGGGGGTGCTGCTGGCCTTTCGTGGTATCTTTCACTTGCTGCCCTTGGTGATCAGCGCCCTGATGCTGGGGCTGTACGAGGCGCTGCAATGGAGCGATGAGACCTCTTCGCCGATCAGCGAGTGGTCGACCTCAACGGAGGATGCCTAG
- a CDS encoding DEDD exonuclease domain-containing protein gives MPLADTTFVVTDTETTGTKTPTDRIIEIGAVKLRGSTIVDRFQQLINPQRSIPRRITRLTGISTGMVVDAPPMDDVLPDFLDFLGDGVFVAHNLPFDERFVNAACSRLGYDPLANEGLCTLRLARRLLPGLRKRGLSRLIDFYGITINGRHRALGDAEATAVVLQRFLSQLAFEHEVDTTKELLAFQHRSYKTVRSAPKHLERLRTEVLPDVPDAPGVYRMTRANGEVLYIGKAKRLARRVRSYFTGIESHTPRRRKLMKHMRRLEWTPTDTELEALLLESRLIKRHKPRYNRAQRRYRSRPFLRLSTEEAFPRLGWERTLHDDAAEYYGPLRNVEQAERIIERIGQQHRLRTCDNDTLRLGQRCLYADMDRCTAPCENDDETRYAHAVANVQAVLTGRDRSILDHLQQRMAQASEQLAFEQAAAFRDDHALFERFLDRQAALQAPVRQQHAVVLYRPPHAEGHTLLLIRHGRFVASLTGVSNNGSSMQRLTRALTPHFAPDVEAPAGLSKRAVDEMRLLAHWLYGHREAIHVVRWNASAPGAFAGRVLDALDAA, from the coding sequence ATGCCCCTCGCTGACACTACGTTCGTCGTCACCGACACCGAGACGACGGGCACCAAAACGCCCACCGACCGAATCATCGAAATCGGCGCGGTGAAGCTCCGCGGCTCCACCATCGTCGACCGCTTTCAGCAGCTCATCAATCCCCAGCGCAGCATCCCGCGGCGCATCACGCGGCTCACCGGCATCAGCACGGGGATGGTTGTCGATGCGCCGCCAATGGACGACGTGCTGCCGGACTTTCTCGACTTTCTGGGCGACGGCGTGTTCGTGGCCCACAACCTGCCGTTCGATGAGCGCTTCGTGAACGCGGCCTGCTCACGCCTCGGGTACGATCCGCTGGCTAACGAGGGCCTGTGCACGCTGCGGCTCGCCCGTCGCCTGCTGCCCGGCCTGCGCAAGCGCGGGCTGTCGCGGCTGATCGACTTCTACGGCATCACCATCAACGGACGGCACCGCGCCCTGGGCGATGCCGAAGCCACTGCGGTGGTGCTCCAACGCTTTTTGAGCCAGCTCGCGTTTGAGCATGAGGTGGATACGACGAAGGAGCTCTTGGCCTTTCAGCACCGCAGCTACAAAACCGTGCGCTCGGCGCCCAAGCACCTGGAGCGCCTACGGACGGAGGTGCTCCCGGATGTACCCGACGCGCCCGGCGTGTATCGCATGACGCGAGCCAACGGCGAGGTGCTCTACATTGGCAAGGCCAAACGGCTGGCGCGGCGCGTGCGCAGCTACTTCACCGGCATTGAAAGCCACACGCCGCGGCGGCGTAAGCTCATGAAGCACATGCGCCGCCTGGAGTGGACCCCCACCGACACCGAGCTGGAGGCGCTGCTGCTGGAGTCGCGCCTCATCAAGCGCCACAAACCCCGCTACAACCGGGCGCAGCGACGCTACCGCAGCCGTCCGTTTTTGCGCCTGTCGACCGAGGAAGCCTTTCCGCGCCTGGGCTGGGAACGCACCCTGCACGATGACGCCGCCGAGTACTACGGTCCGCTGCGCAATGTGGAGCAGGCCGAACGCATCATCGAGCGCATCGGGCAGCAGCACCGCCTGCGCACCTGCGACAACGACACGCTGCGCCTGGGCCAGCGCTGCCTCTACGCCGACATGGACCGCTGCACGGCGCCGTGCGAAAACGACGACGAGACGCGCTATGCGCACGCCGTGGCCAACGTGCAAGCCGTGCTCACCGGCCGCGACCGTTCCATCCTCGACCACTTGCAGCAGCGCATGGCGCAAGCCTCCGAGCAGCTTGCTTTTGAGCAGGCCGCGGCGTTCCGCGACGATCACGCGCTGTTTGAGCGCTTCCTCGACCGCCAGGCCGCCCTGCAAGCGCCCGTGCGTCAGCAGCATGCGGTGGTGCTCTACCGGCCGCCGCACGCGGAAGGTCACACCCTTTTGCTCATCCGCCACGGCCGCTTTGTGGCCAGCCTGACCGGCGTTTCCAACAACGGATCCTCGATGCAACGCCTCACGCGCGCGCTCACCCCGCACTTTGCCCCCGATGTAGAGGCGCCCGCGGGGCTCTCGAAGCGAGCGGTGGACGAGATGCGGCTGCTTGCGCACTGGCTGTACGGCCACCGCGAGGCCATCCACGTGGTGCGCTGGAACGCGTCGGCGCCCGGGGCTTTCGCGGGCCGCGTGTTGGACGCACTGGACGCTGCCTGA
- a CDS encoding NAD(P)/FAD-dependent oxidoreductase produces the protein MAHFAIVGAGAAGLAAAFALQPQPINCTIFEKSRGYTGRAATRGRREVRYDHGANYIKPTSPRVRRLITEVLPTDQLEDIDGAIWTFDQDGTLAPGEDRNEPQWTYRSGISTLGKLLVRTGQLTVETETRIERLDRRRDGWRLIDDEHSSYGPFDGVLLTPPAPQTADLLAASALPDAFKNAYDALSAVAYDPQFSYVLGYDRRLKRPGDFYAAVNTDKAHDVAWIAYENDKPGHVPSGHSTLVIQMAPHWTTQRVDSDPDDFFSDAKEKAADVLGIDLRRPAWYDTQRWRYALPTAAADRSTLHGYASDGLFFAGDYVAGKGRVGLALDTGFDAALRITDALS, from the coding sequence ATGGCCCATTTTGCCATTGTAGGCGCCGGGGCTGCTGGGTTGGCCGCGGCGTTTGCGCTCCAGCCGCAACCTATCAACTGCACGATCTTTGAGAAGAGCCGCGGCTACACCGGCCGGGCAGCAACGCGCGGCCGGCGCGAGGTGCGCTACGACCATGGGGCGAACTACATCAAGCCCACGTCGCCGCGCGTGCGGCGCCTCATCACCGAGGTGCTCCCCACCGATCAGCTGGAAGACATCGACGGGGCCATCTGGACCTTCGACCAAGACGGCACGCTGGCGCCGGGCGAAGACCGCAACGAGCCGCAGTGGACGTACCGCTCGGGCATCAGCACGCTGGGCAAGCTGCTCGTGCGCACCGGGCAGCTGACGGTGGAAACCGAGACGCGCATCGAGCGGCTCGACCGGCGCCGCGATGGCTGGCGCCTGATCGACGACGAGCACTCTTCGTACGGGCCGTTCGACGGCGTCCTCCTCACGCCGCCCGCCCCCCAAACGGCCGACCTGCTGGCCGCCAGCGCCCTGCCCGATGCCTTTAAGAACGCCTACGATGCACTGAGCGCGGTGGCGTACGATCCGCAGTTTAGCTACGTGCTGGGCTACGACCGCCGCCTGAAACGCCCCGGCGACTTCTACGCCGCCGTAAACACCGACAAGGCCCACGACGTGGCCTGGATTGCGTACGAGAACGACAAGCCCGGCCACGTGCCCAGCGGCCACAGCACCCTCGTGATACAGATGGCCCCGCACTGGACGACGCAGCGCGTTGACAGCGATCCGGACGACTTCTTCTCTGATGCCAAGGAAAAAGCGGCCGACGTGCTGGGCATCGATCTGCGCCGCCCGGCCTGGTACGACACGCAACGCTGGCGCTACGCGCTGCCCACCGCTGCGGCGGATCGCTCCACGCTGCACGGCTACGCCAGCGACGGCCTCTTCTTTGCGGGCGACTATGTGGCCGGCAAAGGCCGTGTGGGGCTGGCCCTCGACACGGGCTTCGACGCAGCGCTCCGCATCACCGACGCGCTCTCATGA
- the tenA gene encoding thiaminase II: MSVSADALEAPTPLDAYPFAVPPFAVRCMEAAHDAWGAAFGHPFVQALAEGSLATDRFRFYQMQDARYLEAFADAAALIATRCPRPADKEWFIDAARLALVVERELHAEYGATLGYTPDDIRTLTLTPNNRAYQDHMIRQAQTASLVEATAALTPCPWLYVDLGQRLARVLPEIPDDHPYADWLATYRDPSFNEYMDHLLTRLQRFAEAADDAARQRAVAAFRTSVRYEWMFWEQAWTQQAWPV, from the coding sequence ATGTCTGTATCTGCCGACGCCCTCGAAGCGCCCACCCCGCTCGACGCGTATCCCTTTGCGGTGCCCCCGTTTGCCGTTCGCTGTATGGAGGCGGCGCACGACGCATGGGGCGCCGCGTTTGGCCATCCGTTCGTGCAAGCGCTGGCCGAAGGCTCGCTGGCGACCGACCGGTTTCGATTTTACCAGATGCAGGATGCCCGCTACCTCGAAGCCTTTGCCGACGCCGCGGCGCTCATCGCCACACGGTGCCCGCGCCCTGCAGACAAAGAGTGGTTTATCGACGCGGCGCGCCTGGCCCTGGTGGTGGAACGCGAATTGCACGCGGAATATGGTGCCACGTTGGGCTACACGCCCGACGACATTCGCACCCTTACGCTCACGCCCAACAACCGGGCCTACCAAGATCACATGATCCGTCAGGCGCAAACGGCTTCGTTGGTGGAAGCCACCGCGGCCCTTACGCCGTGTCCGTGGCTGTACGTCGACCTGGGCCAGCGGCTGGCACGCGTGCTTCCCGAGATTCCCGACGACCACCCGTACGCCGACTGGCTGGCCACCTACCGCGACCCGTCGTTCAACGAATACATGGACCACCTGCTGACGCGCCTGCAGCGCTTTGCCGAGGCGGCCGATGATGCGGCCCGGCAGCGAGCGGTTGCGGCGTTCCGAACCAGTGTGCGCTACGAGTGGATGTTCTGGGAGCAAGCGTGGACGCAGCAGGCGTGGCCGGTATAA
- a CDS encoding GNAT family N-acetyltransferase codes for MVAASEQSRAASIPDETFASGAYEAFFARTVRAIRAAQCLRYQVFNMEKAQGLAAGPAGRDADAYDPACHHLIVQHSPTQSVVGTYRMQTHAMAQAGNGWYSTSLFDLSSWPLAVQQQAVEVGRACIARDHRALPVLNLLWRGIGAYLAHHEARYLFGCCSVDSQDPAVGVALHRYLQNEGVVHPTLHAPPQPGHACVLAGDDAPSAADASAIPRLMRVYLRMGTRICSSPAIDRAFKTIDFLAFFDINALSDSAARFFGYDR; via the coding sequence ATGGTTGCGGCTTCCGAGCAATCCCGTGCCGCCTCAATCCCCGATGAGACCTTTGCGAGCGGCGCGTACGAAGCTTTTTTTGCGCGCACCGTCCGCGCCATACGGGCCGCGCAGTGCCTGCGGTACCAGGTCTTCAACATGGAAAAAGCGCAGGGCCTTGCCGCCGGCCCCGCGGGGCGTGACGCCGATGCGTACGACCCGGCCTGCCATCACCTCATCGTGCAACACAGCCCTACGCAATCGGTGGTGGGCACCTACCGGATGCAAACGCATGCCATGGCGCAAGCGGGCAACGGCTGGTACAGCACGTCGCTGTTCGATTTGAGCAGTTGGCCGCTGGCGGTCCAGCAGCAGGCGGTGGAAGTGGGCCGGGCCTGCATTGCCCGCGACCACCGGGCGCTGCCCGTGTTAAACCTGCTGTGGCGCGGCATTGGGGCCTACCTGGCCCATCACGAGGCGCGCTACCTCTTCGGCTGCTGCTCGGTAGACAGTCAGGACCCTGCCGTTGGGGTGGCGCTGCACCGCTATCTCCAGAACGAAGGTGTGGTCCATCCAACGCTTCATGCGCCGCCCCAACCGGGGCACGCGTGTGTACTGGCCGGTGACGACGCGCCGTCCGCCGCCGATGCCTCTGCCATCCCACGCCTGATGCGCGTCTACCTGCGCATGGGAACGCGCATCTGCAGCTCGCCCGCTATCGACCGTGCATTCAAAACCATCGACTTCCTTGCCTTCTTCGACATCAACGCCCTCAGCGACTCCGCCGCCCGTTTCTTTGGGTACGATCGGTAA
- a CDS encoding lysophospholipid acyltransferase family protein, whose translation MRRLLGIIGWTLLMLVPVLSGNALVWGHERWGGLPFSYSWRDRSVSWWARGLIFLAGVRIRVRGAVPTPPFFLVSNHLSYVDVFVLQGLTPTAFVAKAEVRSWPVLGFLAIIGGTLFIDREARRDVLRINRLLEDALDRGAGIAIFPEATTTAGDRVLPFKASLLAPIAASTQPVQVATIHYDTPEGAPPASDAVCWWGDMAFAPHGWGLLQLPRVQATVTFQKAPNATDDRKMLAQTLEASVREAFVPVDAPVPS comes from the coding sequence GTGCGCCGCCTGCTTGGCATCATCGGGTGGACGCTCCTGATGCTCGTGCCGGTGCTGTCGGGCAACGCCCTGGTGTGGGGGCACGAGCGCTGGGGCGGCCTGCCGTTCAGCTATTCGTGGCGCGACCGCTCGGTGTCGTGGTGGGCCCGCGGCCTTATCTTCTTGGCGGGCGTGCGGATACGAGTGCGCGGCGCGGTGCCCACACCGCCCTTCTTTTTGGTCTCCAACCACCTCAGCTACGTCGATGTGTTTGTGCTGCAGGGGCTAACGCCCACGGCCTTTGTGGCCAAGGCGGAGGTGCGCTCGTGGCCGGTGCTGGGCTTTTTGGCCATCATCGGCGGCACGCTCTTCATCGACCGCGAGGCCCGGCGCGACGTGCTGCGCATCAACCGGTTGCTGGAGGACGCCCTCGACCGCGGCGCGGGCATCGCGATCTTTCCGGAAGCGACCACCACGGCGGGCGACCGCGTGCTACCGTTTAAGGCATCGCTCCTGGCCCCCATCGCCGCGTCTACGCAACCCGTGCAGGTGGCCACCATCCACTACGACACGCCCGAGGGTGCGCCGCCCGCGAGCGATGCGGTGTGCTGGTGGGGCGACATGGCGTTTGCGCCGCACGGGTGGGGCCTGCTGCAGTTGCCGCGCGTGCAGGCGACGGTCACCTTCCAGAAAGCCCCGAACGCTACCGACGACCGAAAGATGCTTGCCCAAACCCTGGAGGCCAGCGTGCGCGAGGCCTTCGTGCCGGTCGATGCCCCGGTTCCTTCCTAG
- the pfkA gene encoding 6-phosphofructokinase encodes MQDIERIGVYTSGGDAPGMNACVRAVVRAAVANDLEVMGIRRGYEGMIEDDFVEMDRRSVSNILQSGGTVLKSARSEVFRTPEGREKAAANLQKYGISALVAVGGDGTFRGASKLHEEHGIAVVGCPGTIDNDLFGTDATIGFDTALNTALENIDRIRDTADAHNRLFLVEVMGRDAGFIALHSGIGGGAELVLIPETITEMDMIKERILSLMSAQRRSTIVIVAEGDEFGGARGIEQALREDSDFADIDLRATILGHTQRGGSPSASDRVLASRLGVAAVEALVDGHADVMVGVVNGETKLTPLRNVYSRKKSIDYDLLKLTQVLS; translated from the coding sequence ATGCAAGACATCGAACGGATCGGCGTGTACACCAGCGGCGGCGACGCTCCGGGCATGAATGCCTGCGTGCGCGCCGTGGTACGGGCCGCCGTGGCCAACGACCTGGAGGTCATGGGCATCCGGCGTGGCTACGAAGGAATGATCGAGGACGACTTTGTAGAGATGGACCGCCGCTCGGTGTCTAACATCTTGCAGAGCGGGGGCACCGTACTCAAGAGCGCCCGCTCGGAGGTCTTTCGTACCCCGGAGGGCCGCGAAAAAGCGGCAGCCAACCTACAAAAGTATGGCATCAGCGCGCTTGTGGCTGTGGGCGGCGACGGCACCTTCCGTGGCGCCTCGAAGCTGCACGAGGAGCACGGCATCGCCGTGGTGGGCTGTCCCGGCACCATCGACAACGACCTGTTTGGAACCGACGCAACCATCGGCTTTGATACGGCGCTGAACACGGCGCTGGAAAATATCGACCGGATCCGCGACACCGCCGACGCCCACAACCGCCTGTTCCTGGTGGAAGTGATGGGCCGCGATGCGGGCTTCATTGCGCTGCACAGCGGCATTGGCGGCGGGGCCGAGCTCGTCCTCATCCCCGAGACGATCACGGAGATGGACATGATTAAGGAGCGCATCCTCTCGCTCATGTCGGCGCAGCGGCGCTCCACCATCGTCATCGTGGCCGAGGGCGACGAGTTTGGCGGGGCCCGCGGCATTGAACAGGCGCTCCGCGAAGATTCCGACTTTGCCGACATTGACCTGCGCGCTACCATCCTGGGCCACACGCAACGCGGGGGCTCGCCGTCGGCCAGCGACCGCGTACTGGCCAGCCGGCTGGGCGTGGCCGCAGTAGAGGCGCTTGTCGACGGACACGCCGATGTAATGGTGGGCGTCGTGAACGGCGAAACAAAGCTGACGCCCCTCCGCAACGTGTACAGCCGCAAAAAGTCGATCGACTACGACCTGCTGAAGCTTACGCAGGTGCTAAGCTAA
- a CDS encoding N-acetylmuramoyl-L-alanine amidase-like domain-containing protein, with the protein MTLCAALLCTFLLLVGCATPDDRPRAPASSSVPPAASGPTALPDSLLTPPDPATAARFDTLMAYARAADLHTEPVGRIMQALGVRFKGAPYLAGTLDAPPRETLVVRLDGFDCVTYIETLLAIAQGIARQDYRYASFARRLAAGRYRSGRMNGYCSRLHYFSDWLRDNAGRDRVQPLTQALGGRVLKDSLTFMSAHRSAYDKFATNDSLYACIQAMEARLAGQPIYYVPEDSIRAVYPKLKAGDIVGFATDLKGLDMTHTGLVYRFDDGRVGLLHASTTGGVEVLPDLQRYVQRIDTQIGIVVARPRPGA; encoded by the coding sequence ATGACGCTGTGTGCGGCGCTGCTCTGCACTTTTCTTCTTTTGGTTGGCTGCGCCACCCCCGACGATAGGCCGCGCGCGCCCGCCTCTTCGTCTGTCCCCCCTGCAGCATCCGGCCCCACGGCGCTGCCCGACTCGCTGCTCACCCCGCCCGACCCCGCCACGGCGGCGCGCTTCGACACCCTCATGGCGTACGCCCGCGCGGCAGATCTGCACACCGAGCCGGTGGGCCGCATCATGCAAGCCCTGGGCGTGCGCTTTAAGGGCGCGCCGTACCTGGCGGGCACCCTCGATGCGCCGCCGCGCGAGACGCTGGTTGTGCGCCTCGATGGCTTCGACTGCGTGACCTACATCGAAACGCTGCTGGCCATAGCGCAGGGCATAGCCCGGCAAGACTACCGCTACGCATCGTTTGCGCGCCGGCTGGCGGCCGGGCGCTACCGCAGCGGCCGCATGAACGGCTACTGCAGCCGCCTGCACTACTTCTCGGACTGGCTGCGCGACAACGCGGGCCGCGACCGCGTGCAGCCCCTCACGCAAGCCCTGGGCGGGCGCGTGCTGAAAGACTCGCTCACGTTTATGAGCGCGCACCGGTCGGCCTACGACAAATTTGCTACCAACGACAGCCTGTACGCGTGCATCCAGGCGATGGAGGCGCGCCTTGCGGGGCAGCCCATCTACTACGTCCCAGAGGATTCGATTCGGGCGGTGTATCCCAAGCTGAAGGCCGGAGACATTGTGGGCTTCGCGACGGACCTGAAGGGCCTCGACATGACGCACACGGGCCTCGTGTACCGGTTCGATGACGGCCGTGTGGGCCTGCTGCATGCCTCCACGACGGGCGGCGTGGAGGTTTTGCCCGATCTTCAACGCTACGTCCAACGGATCGACACGCAAATCGGTATTGTGGTAGCGCGGCCGCGCCCCGGTGCGTAG
- a CDS encoding YjbQ family protein gives MTTTAPHTLTLQLQPQQRIDVIDVNKHVEAHADGFLETYAHALYCSHHTTAGFLEETICKRLECRDGIHDFLEPFQEIFPFGADYQHDQMHRRTELSPEQRKTEPRNADSHLTFIGSGLENCVTYPSSPQRPVFFIDLDGINKDNAAVRNRRATVIGYNTEEVVHETTISVPVSQHPIDSVSLRDPRLGVFDELHELIAAHDITQGRVTLALPRDEQHAGLTVNEYETLLMKEDLARVLRDPLRFMARKGRSALRDPRSVPDKMKNYAKYDLVRLVNRVLDTLGLSESLVERVIDRCMAFPAERFLRMKRRVNLLVNEDPANGEGTIVQGRYQSPILVQWRNETAQAREVTVRLTRFA, from the coding sequence ATGACGACCACCGCGCCTCATACACTTACGCTCCAGCTGCAGCCGCAGCAGCGCATCGACGTGATCGATGTGAACAAGCACGTGGAAGCCCACGCTGATGGTTTCCTGGAGACCTACGCACACGCGCTGTACTGCTCGCATCACACCACAGCGGGCTTCCTGGAGGAGACCATTTGCAAGCGGCTGGAGTGCCGCGACGGCATCCACGATTTCCTGGAGCCCTTTCAGGAAATCTTCCCCTTCGGCGCCGACTATCAGCACGATCAGATGCACCGCCGGACCGAGCTGAGTCCGGAGCAGCGCAAAACCGAACCCCGCAACGCCGACTCGCACCTTACCTTTATTGGGTCGGGGCTGGAAAATTGCGTGACGTACCCCAGCAGTCCGCAGCGGCCGGTCTTCTTCATCGACCTCGACGGCATCAACAAGGACAATGCGGCGGTACGCAACCGGCGCGCTACCGTGATTGGCTACAATACCGAGGAGGTGGTGCACGAAACCACCATTTCGGTGCCCGTCTCGCAACATCCCATTGACTCGGTGAGCTTGCGCGACCCGCGGCTCGGCGTTTTCGATGAGCTGCACGAGCTGATTGCCGCGCACGACATCACGCAAGGACGCGTGACGCTGGCCCTTCCGCGAGACGAGCAGCACGCGGGCCTTACGGTGAACGAGTACGAGACGCTGCTCATGAAGGAGGATCTGGCGCGTGTGCTGCGCGATCCGCTGCGCTTCATGGCGCGCAAGGGCCGCAGTGCGCTGCGCGACCCGCGCTCGGTGCCCGACAAGATGAAGAACTACGCGAAGTACGACCTCGTCCGTCTCGTAAACCGCGTCCTCGACACGCTGGGCCTCAGCGAGTCGCTCGTGGAGCGCGTCATTGACCGGTGCATGGCCTTTCCGGCCGAGCGCTTCCTGCGGATGAAGCGCCGCGTGAACCTGCTTGTCAACGAAGATCCGGCGAACGGCGAAGGCACCATCGTGCAGGGCCGCTACCAAAGCCCCATCTTGGTGCAGTGGCGCAACGAAACCGCCCAAGCCCGCGAAGTCACCGTCCGCCTTACGCGGTTTGCGTAA